A stretch of Suncus etruscus isolate mSunEtr1 chromosome 9, mSunEtr1.pri.cur, whole genome shotgun sequence DNA encodes these proteins:
- the PSMC3 gene encoding 26S proteasome regulatory subunit 6A, whose protein sequence is MATVWDEAEQDGIGEEVLKMSTEEIIQRTRLLDSEIKIMKSEVLRVTHELQAMKDKIKENSEKIKVNKTLPYLVSNVIELLDVDPNDQEEDGANIDLDSQRKGKCAVIKTSTRQTYFLPVIGLVDAEKLKPGDLVGVNKDSYLILETLPTEYDSRVKAMEVDERPTEQYSDIGGLDKQIQELVEAIVLPMNHKEKFENLGIQPPKGVLMYGPPGTGKTLLARACAAQTKATFLKLAGPQLVQMFIGDGAKLVRDAFALAKEKAPSIIFIDELDAIGTKRFDSEKAGDREVQRTMLELLNQLDGFQPNTQVKVIAATNRVDILDPALLRSGRLDRKIEFPMPNEEARARIMQIHSRKMNVSPDVNYEELARCTDDFNGAQCKAVCVEAGMIALRRGATELTHEDYMEGILEVQAKKKANLQYYA, encoded by the exons ATGGCGACGGTGTGGGATGAGGCCGAG CAAGATGGAATCGGGGAAGAAGTGCTCAAGATGTCCACAGAAGAGATCATCCAGCGCACGAGGCTGCTGGACAGTGAAATCAAG ATCATGAAGAGTGAAGTGCTGCGAGTTACCCATGAGCTGCAGGCCATGAAGGACAAGATCAAAGAGAACAGTGAGAAGATCAAAGTGAACAAGACCCTGCCCTACCTGGTGTCCAACGTCATCgag CTCCTGGACGTGGATCCCAATGACCAAGAAGAGGATGGTGCCAATATTGACCTAGACTCCCAACGGAAAGGCAAATGTGCTGTGATCAAGACCTCCACGCGGCAG ACTTACTTCTTGCCTGTAATTGGCTTGGTGGATGCGGAAAAGCTGAAGCCGGGAGACCTGGTG GGTGTGAACAAAGATTCCTACCTGATTCTGGAGACCCTGCCGACAGAGTATGACTCAAGAGTGAAGGCCATGGAGGTGGACGAGAGACCCACGGAGCAGTACAGTGACATAGGCGGCCTTGACAAGCAGATCCAGGAG CTGGTTGAAGCCATTGTCCTCCCCATGAACCACAAGGAGAAGTTTGAGAACTTGGGAATTCAGCCTCCAAAGGGGGTGCTTATGTATGGTCCCCCCGGTACTGGAAAGACCCTCCTAGCCCGAGCCTGTGCTGCACAGACCAAG GCCACCTTCCTGAAGCTGGCTGGTCCCCAGTTGGTGCAGATGTTCATTGGGGATGGGGCCAAGCTGGTTCGGGATGCTTTTGCCCTGGCCAAGGAGAAAGCCCCGTCCATCATCTTCATTGATGAACTGGATGCCATTGGCACTAAGCG CTTTGACAGTGAGAAGGCTGGGGATCGGGAGGTGCAGAGGACCATGCTGGAGCTTCTAAACCAACTGGATGGGTTCCAGCCCAATACACAAGTGAAG GTCATTGCAGCTACCAACAGGGTCGATATCCTGGACCCTGCCCTGCTCCGCTCAGGCCGTCTGGACCGTAAGATTGAGTTCCCAATGCCCAATGAGGAGGCCAGGGCTAGAATCATGCAGATCCACTCCCGGAAGATGAACGTCAG TCCGGATGTCAACTACGAAGAGCTCGCTCGCTGCACGGATGACTTTAATGGAGCACAGTGCAAGGCCGTGTGTGTGGAGGCG GGTATGATCGCACTGCGCAGAGGAGCCACAGAACTCACCCACGAGGACTACATGGAGGGCATCCTGGAGGTGCAGGCCAAGAAGAAAGCCAACCTGCAGTACTATGCATAG
- the RAPSN gene encoding 43 kDa receptor-associated protein of the synapse isoform X1, giving the protein MGQDQTKQQIEKGLHLYQSNQTEKALQVWVRVLEKSSDLVGRFRVLGCLVTAHSEMGRYKEMLKFAVVQIDTARALEDADFLLESYLNLARSNEKLCEFHKTISYCKTCLGLPGTRASAQLGGQVSLSMGNAFLGLSVFQKALENFEKALRYAHNNDDTMLECRVCCSLGSFYAQVKDYEKALFFPCKAAELVNDYGKGWSLKYRAMSQYHMAVAYRLLGHLGSAMECCEESMKIALQHGDRPLQALCLLCFADIHRSRGDLETAFPRYDSALSILTEIGNRLGQVQVLLGVAKCWVARKVLDKALDTIERAQDLAEEVGNKLSQLKLHCLSERIYRSQGLQRELRSEVVRFHECVEETELYCGLCGESIGERNSRLQALPCSHIFHFRCLQNNGTRSCPNCRRSSMKPGFV; this is encoded by the exons ATGGGACAGGATCAGACCAAGCAGCAGATCGAGAAGGGGCTCCATCTATACCAGTCGAACCAGACGGAGAAGGCGCTGCAGGTGTGGGTGCGAGTGTTGGAGAAGAGCTCTGACCTGGTGGGGCGTTTCCGGGTGCTGGGCTGCCTGGTCACGGCCCACTCGGAGATGGGCCGCTACAAGGAGATGCTGAAG TTTGCCGTGGTGCAGATCGACACTGCACGGGCGCTGGAGGACGCCGACTTCTTGCTCGAGAGCTACCTGAACCTGGCGCGCAGCAACGAGAAGCTATGTGAGTTCCACAAGACCATCTCCTACTGCAAGACGTGCCTCGGCCTGCCGGGCACCAGGGCGAGTGCCCAGCTCGGCGGCCAGGTCAGCCTAAGCATGGGCAATGCCTTCCTGGGCCTCAGCGTCTTCCAGAAGGCCCTGGAGAACTTCGAGAAGGCCTTGCGCTATGCGCACAACAACGACGACACCATGCTCGAGTGCCGGGTCTGCTGCAGTCTGGGCAGCTTCTATGCCCAGGTCAAG GACTATGAGAAAGCCCTGTTCTTCCCCTGCAAGGCTGCCGAGCTGGTCAACGACTATGGCAAAGGCTGGAGCCTCAAGTACCGAGCCATGAGCCAGTACCACATGGCTGTGGCTTACCGCCTACTGGGCCACCTGGGCAGTGCCATGGAGTGTTGTGAG GAGTCCATGAAGATCGCCCTGCAGCACGGGGACCGGCCCCTGCAGGCCCTCTGCCTGCTTTGCTTCGCTGACATCCACCGGAGCCGAGGGGACCTGGAG ACTGCCTTCCCCAGGTATGACTCTGCCCTAAGCATCTTAACTGAAATCGGAAACCGCCTGGGCCAAGTGcaggtgctgctgggtgtggccaaatgcTGGGTGGCCAGGAAGGTGCTAGACAAG GCCCTGGACACCATTGAGAGAGCCCAGGACCTGGCCGAGGAGGTGGGCAACAAG CTGAGCCAGCTGAAGCTGCACTGTCTGAGCGAGCGCATCTACCGAAGCCAGGGCTTGCAGCGGGAGCTGCGTTCCGAGGTCGTGCGCTTCCATGAGTGTGTGGAGGAGACAGAGCTGTACTGCGGCCTGTGCGGGGAGTCCATTGGCGAGAGGAACAGCCGGCTGCAGGCCCTGCCCTGCTCCCACATTTTTCACTTCAG GTGCCTGCAGAACAACGGGACTCGGAGCTGCCCCAACTGCCGCCGCTCATCCATGAAGCCTGGCTTTGTGTGA
- the RAPSN gene encoding 43 kDa receptor-associated protein of the synapse isoform X2 — translation MGQDQTKQQIEKGLHLYQSNQTEKALQVWVRVLEKSSDLVGRFRVLGCLVTAHSEMGRYKEMLKFAVVQIDTARALEDADFLLESYLNLARSNEKLCEFHKTISYCKTCLGLPGTRASAQLGGQVSLSMGNAFLGLSVFQKALENFEKALRYAHNNDDTMLECRVCCSLGSFYAQVKDYEKALFFPCKAAELVNDYGKGWSLKYRAMSQYHMAVAYRLLGHLGSAMECCEESMKIALQHGDRPLQALCLLCFADIHRSRGDLELSQLKLHCLSERIYRSQGLQRELRSEVVRFHECVEETELYCGLCGESIGERNSRLQALPCSHIFHFRCLQNNGTRSCPNCRRSSMKPGFV, via the exons ATGGGACAGGATCAGACCAAGCAGCAGATCGAGAAGGGGCTCCATCTATACCAGTCGAACCAGACGGAGAAGGCGCTGCAGGTGTGGGTGCGAGTGTTGGAGAAGAGCTCTGACCTGGTGGGGCGTTTCCGGGTGCTGGGCTGCCTGGTCACGGCCCACTCGGAGATGGGCCGCTACAAGGAGATGCTGAAG TTTGCCGTGGTGCAGATCGACACTGCACGGGCGCTGGAGGACGCCGACTTCTTGCTCGAGAGCTACCTGAACCTGGCGCGCAGCAACGAGAAGCTATGTGAGTTCCACAAGACCATCTCCTACTGCAAGACGTGCCTCGGCCTGCCGGGCACCAGGGCGAGTGCCCAGCTCGGCGGCCAGGTCAGCCTAAGCATGGGCAATGCCTTCCTGGGCCTCAGCGTCTTCCAGAAGGCCCTGGAGAACTTCGAGAAGGCCTTGCGCTATGCGCACAACAACGACGACACCATGCTCGAGTGCCGGGTCTGCTGCAGTCTGGGCAGCTTCTATGCCCAGGTCAAG GACTATGAGAAAGCCCTGTTCTTCCCCTGCAAGGCTGCCGAGCTGGTCAACGACTATGGCAAAGGCTGGAGCCTCAAGTACCGAGCCATGAGCCAGTACCACATGGCTGTGGCTTACCGCCTACTGGGCCACCTGGGCAGTGCCATGGAGTGTTGTGAG GAGTCCATGAAGATCGCCCTGCAGCACGGGGACCGGCCCCTGCAGGCCCTCTGCCTGCTTTGCTTCGCTGACATCCACCGGAGCCGAGGGGACCTGGAG CTGAGCCAGCTGAAGCTGCACTGTCTGAGCGAGCGCATCTACCGAAGCCAGGGCTTGCAGCGGGAGCTGCGTTCCGAGGTCGTGCGCTTCCATGAGTGTGTGGAGGAGACAGAGCTGTACTGCGGCCTGTGCGGGGAGTCCATTGGCGAGAGGAACAGCCGGCTGCAGGCCCTGCCCTGCTCCCACATTTTTCACTTCAG GTGCCTGCAGAACAACGGGACTCGGAGCTGCCCCAACTGCCGCCGCTCATCCATGAAGCCTGGCTTTGTGTGA